One stretch of Falsibacillus pallidus DNA includes these proteins:
- a CDS encoding peptidoglycan D,D-transpeptidase FtsI family protein, translating to MGFADDYSGKGMCRVKNTEKKKKKGFIPVRINILFFAVFLLFSLLILRLGVVQIVFGQDYKKEVERIEDVTVPMSSPRGKMFDKNFKAIVDNTPLNAITYTRTQTTKQEDMIKVARELATMIDQPDDKVTEREKKDFWIMKYPNKAKEKISEDEWNKFKANKMDSDKIYDLQLERIKKKDLEMLTKSDLEVLAIYRQMIGGYNLVPQIIKNQDVTDEEFARVSAHLASLPGVDITTDWDRYYPYGTTLKSILGRVSDKSTGLPKELAPYYIAKGYSRNDRVGLSNLEMQYEDVLQGKKGKILNLTDKAGNVISSETVSEGQRGKDLVLSIDMELQKKVDEIVSKELMAAKKTPGHELLDRAFVTMMNPYTGEILAMAGRQYVIDKETGKPVLQDFTQGVYTTSYALGSAVKGATVLTGYKTGAIKPGDYIYDEPLYIADTPRKKSYTNMGNINDLTALKRSSNVYMFKTAIRIGHGVYRPHEALPLDLSAFDKMRSSFRQFGLGVRTGIDLPDEQVGYEGKVKLPGLLLDFAIGQYDTFTPLQLVQYISTIANGGYRMEPHVLKEIREPVKDPGEIGPIIEEVEPKVLNTLDMKPEWIARVQEGFRQVAQEPGGTAYSTFYTSRYSSVKTTYSPAAKSGTAEGLYDGPKRADFVKAGKEIPMTWNLTLAGYAPNDHPEVAFSVVVPWAYQEDAYNPNINYKIGKQIMDAYFELKKQREEQGLNQNTAVQKVENQEQVKKGQTQTREENNGE from the coding sequence ATGGGTTTTGCGGATGACTATAGTGGAAAAGGGATGTGCAGAGTGAAAAATACTGAAAAAAAGAAGAAAAAAGGATTTATTCCGGTCAGAATCAATATTTTGTTTTTCGCCGTATTTTTATTGTTTTCGTTGCTGATCTTGCGTCTTGGTGTGGTTCAGATTGTGTTCGGCCAGGATTACAAAAAAGAAGTGGAGCGGATTGAAGACGTCACAGTGCCGATGTCATCTCCGCGTGGAAAGATGTTTGATAAAAACTTCAAAGCCATCGTTGATAATACTCCGCTCAACGCCATCACTTACACGAGGACGCAAACCACGAAGCAGGAGGATATGATAAAGGTTGCAAGAGAGCTTGCCACGATGATCGATCAACCTGATGATAAAGTGACCGAGCGGGAAAAGAAAGACTTTTGGATCATGAAGTATCCTAATAAAGCAAAAGAAAAAATCTCGGAAGACGAGTGGAATAAATTTAAAGCAAATAAGATGGACAGCGATAAAATTTATGATCTTCAGCTTGAGCGAATCAAGAAAAAAGATTTAGAAATGCTGACGAAATCCGATCTTGAAGTGCTGGCGATCTACCGGCAGATGATCGGCGGCTACAACCTGGTTCCGCAGATTATCAAGAACCAGGATGTAACAGATGAAGAATTTGCCCGCGTCAGTGCTCATCTTGCCTCATTGCCAGGGGTGGATATCACCACGGATTGGGATCGCTATTATCCTTATGGAACCACACTGAAGTCCATTTTGGGCAGGGTTTCCGACAAAAGTACAGGACTTCCGAAAGAACTTGCTCCATATTATATAGCGAAAGGTTACAGCCGGAATGACCGGGTGGGCCTGAGCAATCTGGAGATGCAGTATGAAGATGTGCTTCAAGGGAAAAAGGGGAAAATTTTAAATTTAACGGATAAAGCAGGAAATGTCATAAGTTCGGAAACGGTTTCTGAAGGGCAGAGGGGAAAGGACCTCGTACTTTCCATTGATATGGAACTTCAGAAAAAGGTGGATGAAATTGTCTCAAAGGAATTGATGGCGGCTAAAAAAACTCCGGGCCACGAGCTCTTGGACCGTGCATTCGTTACGATGATGAATCCCTACACTGGTGAAATCTTAGCCATGGCGGGGAGACAATATGTAATTGATAAAGAAACCGGCAAACCGGTTCTGCAGGATTTCACGCAAGGGGTCTATACCACTTCTTATGCCCTCGGGTCTGCTGTGAAAGGAGCAACAGTTCTGACCGGGTATAAAACAGGCGCCATTAAGCCGGGTGATTATATCTACGATGAGCCGCTTTATATTGCGGATACCCCGAGAAAAAAATCCTATACAAACATGGGGAACATTAATGATTTGACTGCATTGAAGCGATCATCCAACGTGTATATGTTTAAAACCGCTATCCGGATCGGGCACGGGGTTTACCGCCCGCATGAAGCATTGCCATTGGATTTGAGTGCATTTGATAAGATGCGCAGCAGCTTCAGGCAATTCGGTCTTGGTGTAAGGACCGGGATTGATTTACCGGATGAACAGGTTGGATATGAGGGTAAGGTCAAACTGCCGGGACTTCTGCTCGACTTTGCCATCGGCCAGTATGATACATTCACACCGCTTCAGCTCGTGCAATATATTTCCACGATCGCAAACGGCGGATATCGGATGGAGCCGCACGTGCTGAAAGAAATCCGTGAGCCGGTTAAGGATCCGGGCGAAATCGGACCGATCATTGAAGAAGTTGAGCCGAAGGTGCTGAATACACTTGATATGAAGCCGGAGTGGATTGCACGCGTGCAGGAAGGATTCAGGCAAGTTGCCCAGGAACCGGGCGGAACAGCCTATTCGACTTTCTATACTTCAAGATACAGTTCAGTAAAAACAACCTACAGTCCTGCTGCCAAATCAGGGACAGCCGAAGGATTATATGATGGGCCGAAACGGGCGGACTTCGTCAAAGCAGGCAAAGAAATCCCGATGACCTGGAATCTGACGCTCGCAGGCTATGCCCCTAACGACCATCCGGAAGTAGCTTTCTCTGTAGTCGTTCCATGGGCGTATCAGGAAGATGCATACAACCCGAACATCAACTACAAAATCGGAAAGCAGATCATGGATGCCTACTTTGAACTGAAAAAACAAAGAGAAGAGCAGGGACTCAACCAAAACACAGCCGTCCAAAAAGTAGAGAACCAAGAACAAGTCAAAAAAGGTCAAACCCAAACCCGCGAAGAAAACAACGGAGAGTAA
- the argH gene encoding argininosuccinate lyase produces the protein MKGQDDFLLEEGSVFPGKTYVESVLKPVFEDQRDYLFEAMFDIHCAHVIMLSEQGILKKEEAAIMLRGIQKTAEIDPASLFYNPKFEDLFFMMEAKIAEEIGGELAGKIHMGRSRNDMGVAMYRLVLREKLLSTIDAANALSDALLNQAEHHTETYMTGYTHTQPAQPTTLSHYFLAIYDVLQRDIARLWSAFEQVNQSPLGAAALTTTGFPISRARTCELLGFRQVIENAYDAIAGADYLLESASSIMVLMVDTGRWINDFLQYVTREYGAFKVAEPYVQVSSIMPQKRNPVSIEHARSLASSAYSDAFAAMNMIHNTPFGDIVDTEDDLQPHLYRAADKAVRVLTLMRAVIATLKVDGKKLMEGASKSCITITELADTLARDHDISFRKAHSIASAIAIRSAAEGKELYEWKVSEINMIIQEFRVGISLEKEQWERIISPKYFVKIRSIQGGPAPVEVKRMIEERMCALERCCEKWRSTKEWLVNNQKELRTKSL, from the coding sequence ATGAAGGGACAGGATGATTTTTTGCTGGAAGAAGGGAGTGTTTTTCCTGGGAAGACGTATGTCGAGTCTGTGCTTAAGCCTGTTTTTGAGGATCAGCGGGATTACTTGTTTGAAGCAATGTTCGATATTCACTGCGCACATGTGATCATGCTTTCTGAGCAGGGGATTTTAAAGAAAGAGGAAGCAGCCATCATGCTGAGGGGCATTCAGAAGACAGCTGAAATCGATCCGGCTTCACTTTTCTATAATCCCAAATTTGAAGATTTATTTTTTATGATGGAAGCGAAGATAGCAGAAGAAATAGGGGGAGAACTGGCCGGGAAAATTCACATGGGCAGGAGCCGGAATGATATGGGGGTGGCGATGTACCGGTTGGTTCTACGCGAAAAGCTGCTCAGCACGATCGATGCGGCGAACGCTCTAAGTGATGCCCTCCTGAATCAGGCAGAACATCATACAGAAACGTATATGACGGGATATACCCACACGCAGCCTGCTCAGCCAACGACGTTAAGCCATTATTTTCTCGCTATTTATGATGTACTCCAACGGGATATCGCGCGATTGTGGTCAGCATTTGAACAGGTCAATCAGTCACCGCTTGGGGCGGCCGCTTTGACGACCACGGGTTTTCCAATTTCACGCGCTCGCACATGCGAATTGCTGGGCTTTCGTCAAGTCATAGAAAACGCCTATGATGCCATTGCCGGAGCAGATTATTTATTGGAGTCGGCATCGTCTATCATGGTCCTCATGGTGGACACTGGCCGATGGATCAATGATTTCCTTCAGTATGTCACGAGAGAATACGGGGCTTTCAAAGTTGCCGAACCATATGTTCAAGTGAGCAGCATCATGCCGCAAAAGCGGAATCCCGTATCTATTGAACATGCCCGATCGCTTGCGAGCAGTGCCTACAGTGATGCATTCGCAGCGATGAATATGATCCACAATACCCCATTTGGCGACATCGTGGATACGGAGGATGACCTGCAGCCCCATCTCTATCGTGCGGCGGATAAAGCTGTCAGGGTGTTGACCTTGATGCGGGCTGTTATTGCAACGTTGAAGGTGGATGGGAAAAAGTTAATGGAAGGCGCATCGAAATCATGCATCACCATTACGGAACTGGCGGACACACTCGCGAGGGACCATGATATCTCTTTCCGCAAAGCACATTCGATTGCAAGCGCCATAGCCATAAGAAGCGCGGCGGAAGGAAAAGAGCTCTATGAATGGAAAGTGTCTGAAATCAATATGATTATCCAGGAATTTAGGGTGGGAATTTCGCTGGAAAAAGAACAGTGGGAACGAATAATCTCTCCGAAGTATTTTGTGAAAATCCGCTCCATTCAGGGCGGGCCTGCTCCAGTCGAAGTGAAAAGGATGATTGAGGAACGAATGTGTGCACTTGAAAGGTGCTGCGAAAAATGGCGCAGCACGAAAGAATGGCTGGTGAATAATCAGAAGGAATTGCGGACGAAATCTCTTTGA
- a CDS encoding AEC family transporter: protein MQFVLILIPVFIIFGIGFIGQKVIGFEPRKLSTMALYLMSPFLAFRTFYKNNVDLDYLYLTIFALGLCFGLIAIVYVVAYFKKYSRSETSSMILCSVFMNNGNYGTPVALFAFGAAGFDVAVILMVIQQLIMSTVGLYYAAKGSEHQNAGFRVAIASVVRMPVVYGALLGLAVQLSHVKMPKEIYKPIDMIADATIPTIMIILGMQLASISLRSIEIEKMTFALLIKCLISPLLAMVFAIMLPVSEVVKDIMILMAAMPTAANTTMFALQFNTKPEFVSSVTLVSTLLSILTLPIMLYILS, encoded by the coding sequence TTGCAGTTTGTTTTGATACTGATCCCGGTTTTTATCATTTTCGGCATAGGCTTCATCGGTCAAAAGGTCATCGGATTTGAACCCCGAAAACTATCGACGATGGCCCTTTACTTAATGTCGCCTTTCCTAGCCTTTCGGACTTTTTATAAAAATAATGTGGATCTCGATTACTTATATTTAACAATTTTTGCATTAGGATTGTGCTTTGGACTGATCGCCATTGTTTATGTAGTGGCTTATTTCAAAAAGTATTCCCGGAGTGAAACAAGTTCCATGATTCTGTGCTCCGTCTTCATGAACAACGGGAATTACGGGACGCCGGTTGCTTTGTTCGCGTTCGGGGCAGCGGGATTTGATGTTGCGGTCATCCTGATGGTCATCCAGCAGCTGATAATGAGCACAGTCGGCCTTTATTATGCCGCAAAAGGGAGCGAGCACCAGAATGCAGGATTCAGAGTGGCCATTGCCTCCGTTGTCAGGATGCCGGTCGTTTATGGAGCCCTCCTTGGATTAGCGGTTCAGCTTTCGCATGTGAAGATGCCAAAAGAAATCTATAAGCCAATCGATATGATTGCCGATGCCACCATCCCGACTATCATGATCATCTTGGGAATGCAGCTGGCGAGCATATCTCTTCGATCAATAGAAATTGAAAAAATGACATTTGCGCTGCTGATCAAATGCCTGATTTCTCCACTTCTCGCAATGGTATTTGCAATAATGCTGCCGGTTTCAGAAGTGGTAAAGGACATCATGATCCTGATGGCAGCAATGCCGACAGCGGCCAACACGACCATGTTTGCCCTGCAGTTCAACACCAAGCCGGAATTCGTATCCTCCGTCACACTCGTCAGCACCCTGCTCAGCATCCTGACCCTGCCGATCATGCTGTACATCCTGTCGTGA
- a CDS encoding TOTE conflict system archaeo-eukaryotic primase domain-containing protein, with protein sequence MSDIRLQLDLAYKEIAQLRAENQLLKRILEKHNISYHEELRPNKTPNNSQDSAQKKRLEKQKIINHRIRLYMSLFKGREDVYAERWESKKGTSGYSPACKNEWVPEICQKPNIKCSECLNKQYLPFTEKVVYKHLNGEKTIGIYPLIQGDQCNFLAVDFDKGTWKQDVEAFRKTCRSLKLPAYIEKSRSGNGAHVWIFFEESVRASLARKLGTFLLEKTSTSYFGLGIDSYDRLFPNQDKIPVGGVGNLIAMPLQGNSRKQGNSVFVDENFEPYPNQWTFLETIERMKVSRIIELIGDKAPTIQTVLPVSKNNKLPKKLTAYLYQGVHFKKNDLSPQIAQKLFEIGTFNNPQFFKAQSKRLSTHNIPRKINCIQESGDELILPRGCLDDVSKLFEELSIQFEIQEKRHAATSLELEFKGKLYPQQVDSIHALKEFPAGTLSATTGFGKTVIGAAMINERKENTLVIVHRNQLIQQWRERLASFLSIDNKEIGELGGGKNKLSGKIDIATIQSLSSKQENLELIRSYGHVIVDECHHISAFTFEKVMKEATAKYVLGLTATPTRKDGLHPIMTMQCGPIRYKVNPKKQAKIHSFSHVLVPRKTNFLTNNVEEKSIQAIFDELCIHEKRNDLIFNDVLHALEEGRNPIILTERQKHVEILEKMFKGFAKNIIVLIGGLSKKEERERLLKLKEVPLDEERIIIATGKYIGEGFDDPRLDTLFLTMPVSWSGTLQQYVGRLHRSYMNKETVEVYDYIDEKVPVLQRMYEKRKAGYKALGYKTQKEPQNQVEQMKLF encoded by the coding sequence ATGAGTGATATTAGATTACAGCTGGATTTAGCGTATAAAGAAATAGCTCAGCTTAGAGCTGAAAACCAACTTTTAAAAAGAATTTTGGAAAAACATAATATTTCATATCACGAAGAACTTCGTCCAAATAAAACCCCCAACAACTCGCAGGATTCTGCCCAGAAAAAAAGGTTGGAAAAACAGAAAATTATCAACCATCGAATCCGCCTTTATATGAGTCTTTTTAAAGGAAGAGAAGATGTTTATGCGGAACGCTGGGAATCTAAAAAAGGGACTTCCGGCTACTCCCCTGCCTGCAAAAATGAATGGGTGCCAGAGATATGTCAAAAACCTAATATCAAATGTAGTGAATGTTTGAATAAACAGTATCTACCGTTTACAGAGAAAGTGGTCTACAAACATTTAAATGGAGAAAAAACCATTGGCATTTACCCTCTCATACAAGGGGATCAATGTAATTTTCTAGCGGTTGATTTTGATAAAGGTACCTGGAAACAAGACGTAGAAGCGTTTAGGAAAACGTGCAGATCTCTTAAACTTCCGGCATATATAGAGAAATCAAGATCAGGAAATGGTGCTCATGTTTGGATTTTTTTCGAGGAAAGCGTTCGTGCTTCATTGGCCAGGAAACTGGGGACCTTCCTTTTGGAGAAAACGTCGACGAGTTACTTTGGATTAGGAATTGATTCATATGACCGCCTCTTCCCGAATCAGGATAAGATTCCCGTTGGGGGGGTTGGAAATTTAATAGCCATGCCGTTGCAAGGTAATTCAAGAAAGCAAGGAAACAGTGTGTTTGTAGATGAAAATTTTGAACCTTATCCTAATCAATGGACATTTTTAGAAACAATTGAAAGAATGAAGGTTTCAAGAATCATAGAACTGATTGGTGATAAGGCACCCACAATCCAGACTGTTCTTCCTGTATCAAAAAATAACAAGCTTCCTAAGAAGTTAACGGCATATCTTTATCAAGGTGTTCATTTCAAGAAAAATGATCTCTCACCACAAATAGCTCAAAAATTATTTGAAATCGGGACTTTTAACAATCCACAATTTTTCAAAGCTCAGTCAAAACGTCTTTCTACCCATAACATTCCGAGGAAAATCAACTGTATCCAAGAATCAGGAGACGAGTTGATTCTGCCCAGAGGATGTCTAGATGACGTCTCAAAGCTATTTGAAGAGTTATCCATTCAATTCGAAATCCAAGAAAAGAGGCATGCAGCTACTTCATTGGAATTGGAATTCAAAGGAAAGCTGTATCCTCAGCAAGTTGACTCCATACATGCATTGAAAGAATTTCCTGCTGGCACTTTATCAGCAACAACCGGATTTGGAAAAACTGTTATTGGTGCCGCGATGATAAATGAAAGAAAAGAAAATACTCTCGTAATCGTCCACCGTAATCAGCTCATACAACAATGGAGAGAACGGTTGGCCAGCTTTTTGTCTATTGATAATAAGGAGATAGGGGAGCTTGGAGGAGGGAAAAATAAACTCTCTGGAAAGATAGATATCGCGACCATTCAATCCCTTTCTTCAAAGCAAGAGAATTTAGAGCTGATAAGAAGTTATGGTCACGTAATTGTGGATGAATGTCATCATATCTCGGCCTTTACATTTGAAAAGGTGATGAAAGAGGCGACGGCTAAGTATGTACTTGGATTGACTGCGACTCCTACAAGAAAAGATGGACTCCATCCTATCATGACCATGCAGTGCGGTCCGATAAGATATAAAGTAAATCCAAAAAAACAAGCTAAAATTCATTCGTTTAGTCACGTTTTGGTTCCAAGGAAAACAAATTTTCTCACCAATAATGTGGAAGAGAAATCAATACAAGCGATTTTTGATGAGCTTTGTATACATGAGAAGCGGAACGACTTGATTTTCAATGATGTCCTTCATGCTCTTGAAGAAGGTCGAAATCCTATTATTTTGACTGAGAGACAAAAGCATGTAGAAATTCTTGAAAAGATGTTCAAAGGATTTGCCAAAAACATTATTGTGTTGATTGGGGGATTGAGTAAAAAAGAAGAGAGGGAGCGATTGTTAAAATTAAAAGAAGTCCCTCTAGATGAAGAAAGAATCATCATTGCCACGGGGAAATATATTGGAGAAGGCTTTGATGACCCACGCCTTGATACACTATTTCTGACCATGCCTGTATCCTGGAGCGGTACTTTACAGCAGTACGTCGGCCGTTTACATCGTTCCTATATGAACAAAGAAACGGTAGAGGTCTATGACTACATCGATGAAAAAGTTCCTGTCCTACAAAGAATGTACGAAAAAAGAAAGGCAGGCTATAAAGCATTAGGATACAAAACTCAAAAAGAACCACAAAACCAAGTAGAGCAAATGAAATTATTCTAA
- a CDS encoding plasmid pRiA4b ORF-3 family protein, protein MNLESVISNILWKIKLSNEFRALPRRERRDLESILNLNYMKEAFGEILEEKKDMDYEMIPKDLSDQDDCTYEVKITLNGSYPPIWRRFLVPNTVTLEEFHEIIQCSFGWMDRDFIYFKDESSTYIIREPEEYVNTTLLSLPSINKVFAHEMKLGNFLYFEKQKIEYMYDLRNRWSHTVLLEKKLDKKIKLPVCIDGKRANPLEYSGNIKHYQKYIKDPNTLHPGSDFFLNMLKNQLQTHDPQYFNKEELTEIFSTLVLQQPKDSFDKIQQNPGRDRPL, encoded by the coding sequence ATGAATTTAGAGTCGGTGATTAGTAATATTTTGTGGAAAATTAAGCTTTCGAATGAATTTCGAGCTTTGCCTAGAAGGGAAAGAAGGGACCTTGAAAGCATTCTAAATCTTAATTACATGAAAGAAGCGTTTGGTGAAATCCTTGAAGAAAAAAAAGACATGGATTATGAAATGATTCCGAAAGATTTGAGCGATCAGGATGATTGCACCTATGAAGTTAAAATCACATTGAATGGGTCATATCCGCCAATTTGGAGAAGGTTTCTTGTCCCAAATACTGTCACTTTGGAAGAATTCCATGAAATAATACAATGTTCATTCGGTTGGATGGATCGGGATTTCATCTACTTTAAAGATGAAAGTTCTACTTATATTATCCGAGAACCAGAGGAGTATGTTAACACTACCCTTCTATCCCTTCCAAGTATCAATAAAGTTTTTGCCCATGAAATGAAGCTGGGAAATTTCTTGTACTTTGAGAAGCAGAAAATTGAATACATGTATGACTTGAGGAATAGATGGTCGCATACTGTCTTACTAGAAAAAAAGCTGGACAAGAAAATTAAACTTCCTGTCTGCATCGATGGGAAAAGAGCCAATCCCCTTGAATACAGCGGCAATATAAAGCATTATCAAAAATATATCAAAGATCCAAACACCCTCCATCCCGGATCAGACTTTTTCTTAAATATGCTAAAAAATCAGCTCCAAACCCACGATCCACAATACTTCAATAAAGAAGAATTAACAGAAATATTTTCAACACTAGTGCTGCAGCAACCGAAAGATTCATTTGATAAAATCCAACAAAACCCGGGGCGTGACAGACCCCTGTAG
- a CDS encoding YdcF family protein: MIYAIKLLYSFFLPPGIFILLPWVGVFWLYRNRNKTGARLALIFSLLLYFFSTTLVGQLTIHHLEYAYTPPQKPDGDVIVMLGGGGVTSPDMNGATGILSGAASNRLLTAARLQKETDLPLIVSGGQVYPDTGNEGNIAKRQLRQLGVPENKIIIDDKSLNTEQNAQYTKKLMELHHFRKPILVTSAFHMKRSVLSFEKVGISVVPFPTDYRTGRTISIYLNKFAPGDFENLHITAKEWLGILVMKLKMIGTTDDKKDAAAEAASFLFLPIPGPIPTLHTC, encoded by the coding sequence TTGATCTATGCCATAAAATTGTTATATAGTTTTTTCCTGCCCCCGGGCATTTTCATTCTTTTGCCGTGGGTGGGGGTCTTTTGGCTCTACAGGAATAGAAATAAAACCGGGGCCAGACTTGCACTTATTTTTTCTTTACTTCTATATTTTTTCTCGACAACATTAGTTGGCCAACTCACTATTCACCACCTAGAGTACGCGTATACTCCGCCCCAAAAACCTGATGGTGATGTCATCGTGATGCTCGGCGGTGGCGGGGTCACTTCGCCTGATATGAACGGAGCAACAGGCATTTTGTCTGGTGCTGCTTCAAATCGGCTCCTGACAGCTGCACGGCTGCAAAAAGAAACAGACCTCCCCCTTATTGTCTCCGGCGGACAGGTATATCCCGATACCGGGAATGAGGGAAATATTGCAAAGCGTCAGCTAAGGCAGCTCGGGGTGCCTGAAAATAAAATTATCATTGATGACAAAAGTTTGAATACAGAGCAGAATGCCCAGTATACGAAAAAATTAATGGAACTCCATCATTTTCGCAAACCAATTTTAGTCACCTCCGCCTTCCATATGAAGCGATCTGTCCTGTCCTTTGAAAAAGTCGGCATCTCCGTGGTGCCGTTTCCCACAGATTATCGTACAGGCCGGACCATCTCGATTTATTTGAACAAATTTGCGCCAGGAGATTTCGAAAACCTGCATATCACTGCGAAAGAATGGCTTGGGATTTTGGTGATGAAATTAAAGATGATTGGGACCACCGATGATAAAAAGGATGCAGCCGCTGAGGCTGCATCCTTTTTGTTTCTTCCCATTCCAGGCCCGATCCCTACGCTGCACACCTGCTAG
- a CDS encoding rhodanese-related sulfurtransferase, which translates to MTTENNQYRVLLYYKYVEIENPEEYAKEHKELCRSLDLLGRILIAREGINGTVSGTIEQTDAYMEAMKNDSRFADTVFKIEEAEGHAFKKLKVRYRPELVTLRLEDDVNPNEITGKYLSPKEFFEQIQEEDTILLDARNDYEFDLGHFKGAVRPDIENFRDLPDWVRENKHMFEGKKIITYCTGGIRCEKFSGWLLKEGFEDVAQLHGGIVTYGQDPEVQGELWDGQLYVFDERIGVPVNRKEHVVVGRDYFSGEPCERYVNCANPFCNKKILCSEENEHKHMRSCSHECRTHPNNRYIVEHNLTEEEVAERLAVIEKETVTAE; encoded by the coding sequence ATGACAACTGAAAACAATCAATACAGGGTACTTCTTTACTACAAGTACGTTGAGATTGAAAATCCTGAGGAATATGCAAAAGAGCACAAAGAGCTCTGCAGAAGCCTCGATCTTCTTGGGCGCATTTTGATCGCAAGAGAAGGAATCAACGGTACGGTTTCCGGTACAATCGAGCAGACGGATGCTTATATGGAAGCGATGAAAAACGATTCGCGCTTCGCTGACACTGTATTCAAGATTGAGGAAGCTGAAGGACATGCTTTCAAGAAATTGAAAGTACGCTACCGTCCGGAGCTTGTAACATTGCGACTTGAAGATGATGTGAATCCGAACGAAATAACAGGTAAATATTTAAGTCCAAAAGAATTTTTCGAACAGATTCAAGAGGAAGATACTATCCTTCTTGATGCCCGAAATGACTACGAATTCGACCTTGGACATTTCAAAGGCGCCGTTCGTCCTGATATCGAAAATTTCCGCGACCTTCCAGACTGGGTCCGCGAAAATAAACATATGTTTGAAGGCAAGAAAATCATTACGTATTGCACTGGCGGAATCCGCTGCGAAAAATTCTCCGGATGGCTTCTAAAAGAAGGCTTTGAGGATGTGGCACAGCTGCACGGTGGAATCGTCACTTACGGTCAAGACCCAGAAGTACAAGGGGAACTTTGGGACGGCCAGCTTTATGTATTCGATGAAAGAATCGGGGTTCCTGTCAACCGCAAAGAGCACGTGGTTGTTGGACGAGATTATTTCTCAGGGGAACCATGTGAGCGCTATGTGAACTGCGCGAACCCATTCTGCAACAAGAAAATTCTTTGCTCAGAAGAAAACGAGCATAAGCATATGCGCAGCTGCTCCCACGAGTGCCGCACGCATCCAAACAACCGCTACATCGTTGAGCACAACTTAACAGAAGAAGAAGTTGCTGAGCGTTTGGCTGTTATTGAAAAAGAAACTGTTACTGCTGAATAA